A genomic window from Triticum urartu cultivar G1812 chromosome 7, Tu2.1, whole genome shotgun sequence includes:
- the LOC125520243 gene encoding O-fucosyltransferase 13-like isoform X2 gives MWSTAAWWWAHHHIRLLLPALFLAAALFFFLASPRSSPSFFALPASREHSPSGSRLIWAQRRLAEWRPCEWWQTAMPAPSTRNGYIRIDCYGGLNQLRRDLCDGIAVARLLNATMVLPKFEVAAYWNESSGFADVFDVDHFIEQTRGYVEVVKDMPEEISLKEPFKVDCRKRKGHFDYVETVLPALLEHRYISLTPAMSQRKDRYPAHVKACYCQGCYNALQLNKKVEAKAMELLQAIPKPFLSLHLRFEPDMVAYSRCEYSALSSKSLDVIEAARGEDRNVLIGDAARLWRNRGKCPLTPSETAFILQALGIPTETNIYLAAGDGLMELEGFTSIYKNMYTKSSLLTHEDFERMHGNTKAALDYYVSVNSDAYVTTFFGNMDKMVTAMRTMQGLQKTLVLSRRAFANYTAAGLAGDQLAKAMWDAHREDYIMGRGLALPEHCFCEFKL, from the exons ATGTGGTCGACCGCGGCGTGGTGGTGGGCCCACCACCACATACGCCTCCTTCTCCCGGCCctcttcctcgccgccgccctcttcttcttcctcgcctcCCCGCGCTCCTCCCCATCCTTCTTCGCCCTACCGGCCTCCAG GGAGCATTCGCCGTCGGGGTCGCGGCTCATATGGGCGCAGCGGCGTTTGGCGGAGTGGCGGCCGTGCGAGTGGTGGCAGACGGCAATGCCCG ctccGTCGACGAGGAATGGCTACATCAGGATAGATTGCTACGGCGGCCTCAACCAGCTGCGGCGCGAT CTGTGCGATGGAATTGCGGTTGCACGTCTTCTGAACGCGACAATGGTTCTGCCCAAGTTTGAGGTTGCTGCATACTGGAATGAGTCTAG TGGTTTTGCAGACGTGTTTGATGTTGATCACTTCATTGAGCAAACTAGAGGTTATGTGGAAGTGGTGAAGGATATGCCCGAGGAGATATCGTTGAAAGAGCCATTTAAGGTCGATTGCCGAAAACGGAAAGGACATTTTGATTATGTAGAAACAGTTCTTCCAGCTCTTTTAGAACATCGATACATTTCTCTGACACCTGCCATGAGCCAAAGAAAAGATAG ATATCCAGCACATGTGAAAGCTTGTTACTGCCAAGGTTGCTACAATGCACTCCAGTTGAACAAGAAGGTGGAAGCCAAAGCTATGGAGCTTCTCCAAGCGATACCAAAACCTTTCTTATCACTTCACCTTAGATTTGAACCAGATATGGTTGCCTACAGTCGATGTGAATACAGTGCCCTTTCTTCCAAATCACTGGATGTGATTGAAGCTGCACGTGGGGAGGACAGGAATGTATTGATTGGTGATGCTGCTCGTCTGTGGAGGAACCGTGGAAAGTGCCCTCTAACACCAAGTGAAACAGCATTTATCCTCCAAGCACTAGGTATTCCTACGGAGACAAACATTTATTTAGCTGCTGGGGATGGGTTAATGGAACTCGAGGGCTTCACTTCGATCTACAAAAATATGTATACTAAATCGTCTCTCCTGACTCATGAAGATTTTGAGAGGATGCATGGCAACACAAAAGCTGCTCTCGACTACTATGTTTCAGTCAACAGCGATGCTTATGTTACCACATTCTTTGGAAATATGGATAAGATGGTAACTGCAATGAGAACAATGCAAGGGCTGCAGAAGACATTGGTCTTGAGTAGGAGGGCCTTCGCAAACTACACGGCTGCTGGACTGGCAGGGGACCAACTAGCTAAGGCCATGTGGGATGCTCACCGAGAGGATTATATCATGGGGAGGGGATTAGCTCTCCCTGAACATTGCTTTTGTGAGTTCAAGTTGTAG
- the LOC125520244 gene encoding OVARIAN TUMOR DOMAIN-containing deubiquitinating enzyme 1-like, which translates to MGDAPPPAPAPLVEGGGSDGAGPDPNSHRLSPETVSVELSMGGDYYHACCGDPDPDPKPEGPQVPYIGNKEPLSALAAEFQSGSPILQEKIKLLGEQYDALRRTRGDGNCFYRSFMFSYLEHILETQDRAEVERILKNIEQCKKTLSGLGYIEFTFEDFFSMFIEELQNVLQGHETSIGPEELLERTRDQTTSDYVVMFFRFVTSGEIQRRAEFFEPFISGLTNSTVVQFCKSSVEPMGEESDHVHIIALSDALGVPIRVMYLDRSSCDTGNLSVNHHDFIPAANSSEGDAAMGLNPAEEKPYITLLYRPGHYDILYPK; encoded by the exons ATGGGCGACGCGCCCCCGCCGGCCCCCGCGCCGCTCGTCGAGGGGGGAGGAAGCGATGGGGCGGGGCCTGACCCTAACTCGCACCGGTTGAGCCCGGAGACCGTGTCGGTGGAGCTCTCCATGGGCGGGGACTACTACCACGCCTGCTGCggcgaccccgaccccgaccccaaGCCCGAGGGACCCCAGGTGCCGTACATCGGTAACAAG GAACCTCTCTCCGCCTTAGCAGCAGAGTTCCAGTCTGGCAGCCCCATTTTACAGGAGAAAATAAAG TTGCTTGGTGAACAATATGATGCTTTAAGACGAACACGAGGAGATGGAAACTGCTTTTATCGAAGCTTTATGTTCTCCTACCTG GAACATATCCTTGAGACACAAGATAGAGCTGAGGTTGAGCGCATCCTAAAAAACATTGAACAGTGCAAGAAGACACTTTCAGGTCTTGGATACATTGAATTCACTTTTGAAGACTTCTTCTCT ATGTTCATTGAGGAGCTGCAAAATGTTCTGCAGGGACACGAAACTTCTATTGG GCCTGAAGAACTTCTAGAAAGAACCAGGGATCAAACGACTTCTGATTATG TTGTCATGTTCTTTAGGTTTGTTACCTCTGGTGAAATTCAAAGGAGGGCTGAGTTCTTTGAACCATTTATTTCTGGCTTGACAAATTCGACCGTGGTTCAG TTTTGCAAGTCTTCTGTGGAGCCAATGGGCGAGGAAAGCGACCATGTGCACATTATTGCTCTGTCAGATGCGTTAGGGGTGCCAATCCGCGTGATGTACCTGGACCGAAGCTCCTGTGACACAGGCAATCTAAGTGTGAACCACCATGATTTCATTCCTGCAGCCAATTCCTCTGAAGGTGATGCTGCAATGGGATTAAATCCGGCTGAGGAGAAACCTTACATTACTCTGCTCTACCGGCCTGGTCACTATGATATTCTCTACCCAAAGTGA
- the LOC125520243 gene encoding O-fucosyltransferase 13-like isoform X1: MWSTAAWWWAHHHIRLLLPALFLAAALFFFLASPRSSPSFFALPASREHSPSGSRLIWAQRRLAEWRPCEWWQTAMPAAPSTRNGYIRIDCYGGLNQLRRDLCDGIAVARLLNATMVLPKFEVAAYWNESSGFADVFDVDHFIEQTRGYVEVVKDMPEEISLKEPFKVDCRKRKGHFDYVETVLPALLEHRYISLTPAMSQRKDRYPAHVKACYCQGCYNALQLNKKVEAKAMELLQAIPKPFLSLHLRFEPDMVAYSRCEYSALSSKSLDVIEAARGEDRNVLIGDAARLWRNRGKCPLTPSETAFILQALGIPTETNIYLAAGDGLMELEGFTSIYKNMYTKSSLLTHEDFERMHGNTKAALDYYVSVNSDAYVTTFFGNMDKMVTAMRTMQGLQKTLVLSRRAFANYTAAGLAGDQLAKAMWDAHREDYIMGRGLALPEHCFCEFKL; this comes from the exons ATGTGGTCGACCGCGGCGTGGTGGTGGGCCCACCACCACATACGCCTCCTTCTCCCGGCCctcttcctcgccgccgccctcttcttcttcctcgcctcCCCGCGCTCCTCCCCATCCTTCTTCGCCCTACCGGCCTCCAG GGAGCATTCGCCGTCGGGGTCGCGGCTCATATGGGCGCAGCGGCGTTTGGCGGAGTGGCGGCCGTGCGAGTGGTGGCAGACGGCAATGCCCG cagctccGTCGACGAGGAATGGCTACATCAGGATAGATTGCTACGGCGGCCTCAACCAGCTGCGGCGCGAT CTGTGCGATGGAATTGCGGTTGCACGTCTTCTGAACGCGACAATGGTTCTGCCCAAGTTTGAGGTTGCTGCATACTGGAATGAGTCTAG TGGTTTTGCAGACGTGTTTGATGTTGATCACTTCATTGAGCAAACTAGAGGTTATGTGGAAGTGGTGAAGGATATGCCCGAGGAGATATCGTTGAAAGAGCCATTTAAGGTCGATTGCCGAAAACGGAAAGGACATTTTGATTATGTAGAAACAGTTCTTCCAGCTCTTTTAGAACATCGATACATTTCTCTGACACCTGCCATGAGCCAAAGAAAAGATAG ATATCCAGCACATGTGAAAGCTTGTTACTGCCAAGGTTGCTACAATGCACTCCAGTTGAACAAGAAGGTGGAAGCCAAAGCTATGGAGCTTCTCCAAGCGATACCAAAACCTTTCTTATCACTTCACCTTAGATTTGAACCAGATATGGTTGCCTACAGTCGATGTGAATACAGTGCCCTTTCTTCCAAATCACTGGATGTGATTGAAGCTGCACGTGGGGAGGACAGGAATGTATTGATTGGTGATGCTGCTCGTCTGTGGAGGAACCGTGGAAAGTGCCCTCTAACACCAAGTGAAACAGCATTTATCCTCCAAGCACTAGGTATTCCTACGGAGACAAACATTTATTTAGCTGCTGGGGATGGGTTAATGGAACTCGAGGGCTTCACTTCGATCTACAAAAATATGTATACTAAATCGTCTCTCCTGACTCATGAAGATTTTGAGAGGATGCATGGCAACACAAAAGCTGCTCTCGACTACTATGTTTCAGTCAACAGCGATGCTTATGTTACCACATTCTTTGGAAATATGGATAAGATGGTAACTGCAATGAGAACAATGCAAGGGCTGCAGAAGACATTGGTCTTGAGTAGGAGGGCCTTCGCAAACTACACGGCTGCTGGACTGGCAGGGGACCAACTAGCTAAGGCCATGTGGGATGCTCACCGAGAGGATTATATCATGGGGAGGGGATTAGCTCTCCCTGAACATTGCTTTTGTGAGTTCAAGTTGTAG
- the LOC125520243 gene encoding O-fucosyltransferase 13-like isoform X4, with product MGAAAFGGVAAVRVVADGNARSVDEEWLHQDRLLRRPQPAAARCMLNLVYPPCNGLCDGIAVARLLNATMVLPKFEVAAYWNESSGFADVFDVDHFIEQTRGYVEVVKDMPEEISLKEPFKVDCRKRKGHFDYVETVLPALLEHRYISLTPAMSQRKDRYPAHVKACYCQGCYNALQLNKKVEAKAMELLQAIPKPFLSLHLRFEPDMVAYSRCEYSALSSKSLDVIEAARGEDRNVLIGDAARLWRNRGKCPLTPSETAFILQALGIPTETNIYLAAGDGLMELEGFTSIYKNMYTKSSLLTHEDFERMHGNTKAALDYYVSVNSDAYVTTFFGNMDKMVTAMRTMQGLQKTLVLSRRAFANYTAAGLAGDQLAKAMWDAHREDYIMGRGLALPEHCFCEFKL from the exons ATGGGCGCAGCGGCGTTTGGCGGAGTGGCGGCCGTGCGAGTGGTGGCAGACGGCAATGCCCG ctccGTCGACGAGGAATGGCTACATCAGGATAGATTGCTACGGCGGCCTCAACCAGCTGCGGCGCGATGTATGTTAAACTTGGTTTATCCTCCTTGTAATGGA CTGTGCGATGGAATTGCGGTTGCACGTCTTCTGAACGCGACAATGGTTCTGCCCAAGTTTGAGGTTGCTGCATACTGGAATGAGTCTAG TGGTTTTGCAGACGTGTTTGATGTTGATCACTTCATTGAGCAAACTAGAGGTTATGTGGAAGTGGTGAAGGATATGCCCGAGGAGATATCGTTGAAAGAGCCATTTAAGGTCGATTGCCGAAAACGGAAAGGACATTTTGATTATGTAGAAACAGTTCTTCCAGCTCTTTTAGAACATCGATACATTTCTCTGACACCTGCCATGAGCCAAAGAAAAGATAG ATATCCAGCACATGTGAAAGCTTGTTACTGCCAAGGTTGCTACAATGCACTCCAGTTGAACAAGAAGGTGGAAGCCAAAGCTATGGAGCTTCTCCAAGCGATACCAAAACCTTTCTTATCACTTCACCTTAGATTTGAACCAGATATGGTTGCCTACAGTCGATGTGAATACAGTGCCCTTTCTTCCAAATCACTGGATGTGATTGAAGCTGCACGTGGGGAGGACAGGAATGTATTGATTGGTGATGCTGCTCGTCTGTGGAGGAACCGTGGAAAGTGCCCTCTAACACCAAGTGAAACAGCATTTATCCTCCAAGCACTAGGTATTCCTACGGAGACAAACATTTATTTAGCTGCTGGGGATGGGTTAATGGAACTCGAGGGCTTCACTTCGATCTACAAAAATATGTATACTAAATCGTCTCTCCTGACTCATGAAGATTTTGAGAGGATGCATGGCAACACAAAAGCTGCTCTCGACTACTATGTTTCAGTCAACAGCGATGCTTATGTTACCACATTCTTTGGAAATATGGATAAGATGGTAACTGCAATGAGAACAATGCAAGGGCTGCAGAAGACATTGGTCTTGAGTAGGAGGGCCTTCGCAAACTACACGGCTGCTGGACTGGCAGGGGACCAACTAGCTAAGGCCATGTGGGATGCTCACCGAGAGGATTATATCATGGGGAGGGGATTAGCTCTCCCTGAACATTGCTTTTGTGAGTTCAAGTTGTAG
- the LOC125520243 gene encoding O-fucosyltransferase 13-like isoform X3 — protein sequence MGAAAFGGVAAVRVVADGNARSSVDEEWLHQDRLLRRPQPAAARCMLNLVYPPCNGLCDGIAVARLLNATMVLPKFEVAAYWNESSGFADVFDVDHFIEQTRGYVEVVKDMPEEISLKEPFKVDCRKRKGHFDYVETVLPALLEHRYISLTPAMSQRKDRYPAHVKACYCQGCYNALQLNKKVEAKAMELLQAIPKPFLSLHLRFEPDMVAYSRCEYSALSSKSLDVIEAARGEDRNVLIGDAARLWRNRGKCPLTPSETAFILQALGIPTETNIYLAAGDGLMELEGFTSIYKNMYTKSSLLTHEDFERMHGNTKAALDYYVSVNSDAYVTTFFGNMDKMVTAMRTMQGLQKTLVLSRRAFANYTAAGLAGDQLAKAMWDAHREDYIMGRGLALPEHCFCEFKL from the exons ATGGGCGCAGCGGCGTTTGGCGGAGTGGCGGCCGTGCGAGTGGTGGCAGACGGCAATGCCCG cagctccGTCGACGAGGAATGGCTACATCAGGATAGATTGCTACGGCGGCCTCAACCAGCTGCGGCGCGATGTATGTTAAACTTGGTTTATCCTCCTTGTAATGGA CTGTGCGATGGAATTGCGGTTGCACGTCTTCTGAACGCGACAATGGTTCTGCCCAAGTTTGAGGTTGCTGCATACTGGAATGAGTCTAG TGGTTTTGCAGACGTGTTTGATGTTGATCACTTCATTGAGCAAACTAGAGGTTATGTGGAAGTGGTGAAGGATATGCCCGAGGAGATATCGTTGAAAGAGCCATTTAAGGTCGATTGCCGAAAACGGAAAGGACATTTTGATTATGTAGAAACAGTTCTTCCAGCTCTTTTAGAACATCGATACATTTCTCTGACACCTGCCATGAGCCAAAGAAAAGATAG ATATCCAGCACATGTGAAAGCTTGTTACTGCCAAGGTTGCTACAATGCACTCCAGTTGAACAAGAAGGTGGAAGCCAAAGCTATGGAGCTTCTCCAAGCGATACCAAAACCTTTCTTATCACTTCACCTTAGATTTGAACCAGATATGGTTGCCTACAGTCGATGTGAATACAGTGCCCTTTCTTCCAAATCACTGGATGTGATTGAAGCTGCACGTGGGGAGGACAGGAATGTATTGATTGGTGATGCTGCTCGTCTGTGGAGGAACCGTGGAAAGTGCCCTCTAACACCAAGTGAAACAGCATTTATCCTCCAAGCACTAGGTATTCCTACGGAGACAAACATTTATTTAGCTGCTGGGGATGGGTTAATGGAACTCGAGGGCTTCACTTCGATCTACAAAAATATGTATACTAAATCGTCTCTCCTGACTCATGAAGATTTTGAGAGGATGCATGGCAACACAAAAGCTGCTCTCGACTACTATGTTTCAGTCAACAGCGATGCTTATGTTACCACATTCTTTGGAAATATGGATAAGATGGTAACTGCAATGAGAACAATGCAAGGGCTGCAGAAGACATTGGTCTTGAGTAGGAGGGCCTTCGCAAACTACACGGCTGCTGGACTGGCAGGGGACCAACTAGCTAAGGCCATGTGGGATGCTCACCGAGAGGATTATATCATGGGGAGGGGATTAGCTCTCCCTGAACATTGCTTTTGTGAGTTCAAGTTGTAG